The Vibrio echinoideorum genome includes a region encoding these proteins:
- the rpsF gene encoding 30S ribosomal protein S6 produces MRHYEIVFMVHPDQSEQVAGMIERYTGSITEAGGTIHRLEDWGRRQMAYPINKLHKAHYVLMNVEAGQEVMDELETAFRFNDAVLRNMIMRTKGAVTEQSIMLKQKEERAERAPRRDDREERAPRREEEAKPEAAAE; encoded by the coding sequence ATGCGTCATTATGAAATCGTATTCATGGTTCACCCTGATCAAAGCGAGCAAGTTGCTGGCATGATCGAGCGTTACACTGGTTCAATCACTGAAGCTGGTGGTACTATCCACCGTCTAGAAGACTGGGGCCGCCGTCAAATGGCTTACCCAATCAATAAACTTCACAAAGCTCACTACGTTCTTATGAACGTTGAAGCTGGCCAAGAAGTGATGGACGAGCTAGAAACTGCTTTCCGTTTTAACGATGCAGTTCTACGTAACATGATCATGCGCACTAAAGGCGCTGTGACTGAGCAATCTATCATGCTTAAGCAAAAAGAAGAGCGTGCAGAGCGTGCTCCTCGTCGTGATGACCGTGAAGAACGTGCACCACGTCGTGAAGAAGAAGCTAAGCCAGAAGCTGCTGCTGAGTAA
- the rplI gene encoding 50S ribosomal protein L9 has protein sequence MQVILLDKIGNLGGLGDQVNVKSGYARNFLIPQGKVVMATKDNVAMFETRRAELEAKVAEQLAASEARAESVNTLEGVTIASKAGDEGKLFGSIGTRDIADAITAAGVAVVKSEVRLPEGALRNLGEFEVSIQLHSEVFATAKITIVAAE, from the coding sequence ATGCAAGTTATTCTACTTGATAAAATCGGTAACCTAGGTGGCCTTGGCGACCAAGTAAACGTTAAATCTGGTTACGCTCGTAACTTCCTTATCCCACAGGGTAAAGTAGTTATGGCAACTAAAGACAACGTTGCTATGTTCGAAACTCGCCGTGCTGAACTAGAAGCTAAAGTTGCTGAGCAACTAGCTGCTTCTGAAGCTCGTGCTGAGAGCGTTAACACTCTAGAAGGCGTTACAATCGCTTCTAAAGCTGGTGACGAAGGCAAGCTATTCGGTTCTATCGGTACTCGTGACATCGCTGACGCTATTACAGCGGCAGGTGTTGCAGTAGTTAAGAGCGAAGTACGCCTACCTGAAGGCGCTCTACGTAACCTTGGTGAATTCGAAGTAAGCATCCAACTTCACTCTGAAGTTTTTGCTACTGCGAAAATCACTATCGTTGCTGCTG
- the rpsR gene encoding 30S ribosomal protein S18, with translation MARFFRRRKFCRFTAEGVQEIDYKDVATLKNYITEAGKIVPSRITGTSAKYQRQLARAIKRSRYLALLPYTDKHQ, from the coding sequence ATGGCTCGTTTCTTCCGTCGTCGTAAATTCTGCCGTTTTACTGCAGAAGGCGTACAAGAGATTGACTACAAAGACGTAGCAACTCTAAAAAACTACATCACTGAAGCTGGTAAAATTGTACCTAGCCGTATCACTGGTACAAGTGCTAAATACCAACGTCAACTAGCTCGCGCTATCAAGCGTTCTCGTTACCTAGCACTACTACCGTACACTGACAAGCATCAGTAA
- the rnr gene encoding ribonuclease R, translated as MSKNTPMSENTTATTTIDPFADRESKNYENPVPSREFIISFLTEANIPMNRNDLFEALGLAGEEQYEGLRRRLRAMERDGQLIFTRRQCYALPEKMELIKGYVIGHKDGHGWVRPDGSVGKDNDIVLPHHQMKTIMHGDYVLAQPTENSKRGRREGRLVRVLEERKTPLVGRFFLEYGHSYVVADDSRISHDIQIPTEHKGGARMGNVVVIEITDRGGRSRNMMGKVTEVLGENMAPGMETQIAIRTHQIPQEWPEAVDKQIVNLGEHVPEEAKEGRVDLRKLPLVTIDGEDARDFDDAVYCEAKKGGGWRLWVAIADVSYYVRPDTALDKEAINRGNSVYFPSQVVPMLPEVLSNGLCSLNPQVDRLCMVCEMTISDKGKLSGYKHYEAVMNSHARLTYNKVGAILDGNEELRERYEPEVPHLEELHKMYKVLKKTRDERGAIEFETVETKFIFNADRKIDRIEPVIRNDAHKIIEECMILANIASASYVEKAKEPALYRVHDTPGEERLTGFKSFLSELGLTLEGGLSPSPVDYAQLMKQINEREDRELIQTMLLRSMKQAVYNADNAGHFGLALKRYAHFTSPIRRYPDLLLHRAIKYLIAKEEGRNSERWTPTGGYHYTFDDMDFYGEQCSMTERRADDATREVNDWLKCEYMQDHVGEVMDGVIANVTGFGFFVRLTELHIDGLVHISALANDYYQFDAIGQRLVGESSGNIYRLGDSVKVKVSAVNLETRQIDFDMEDTDRQPRGKGKTAKKRAAEAMNKAKSKKRSAVKSNKPGVPAKALIEPTKRPDGSSESPTKKKSANKTGAAKARAKKKRAASRKPKADKS; from the coding sequence ATGTCAAAAAATACACCGATGTCAGAAAACACGACAGCTACAACCACTATTGATCCCTTTGCAGACCGAGAGTCTAAAAACTACGAAAATCCAGTACCAAGCAGAGAGTTCATTATTTCGTTTCTAACAGAAGCGAATATTCCGATGAACCGTAACGATCTATTTGAAGCTTTGGGTCTTGCTGGAGAGGAACAATATGAAGGCTTGCGTCGTCGTTTACGTGCAATGGAGCGTGATGGACAGCTAATCTTTACTCGTCGTCAGTGCTACGCATTGCCGGAGAAGATGGAACTGATTAAAGGCTATGTGATTGGTCATAAAGACGGTCATGGCTGGGTTCGCCCAGACGGCAGTGTTGGTAAAGATAACGATATCGTGTTGCCGCATCACCAGATGAAAACCATCATGCACGGTGACTATGTATTGGCTCAGCCTACTGAAAACAGTAAGCGTGGCCGTCGTGAAGGGCGCTTAGTACGTGTTCTTGAAGAGCGTAAAACACCACTTGTTGGTCGCTTCTTCCTAGAATACGGCCATTCTTATGTGGTTGCCGATGATTCACGTATTAGTCATGACATTCAGATCCCAACTGAGCATAAAGGCGGTGCTCGAATGGGTAATGTGGTTGTGATTGAAATTACGGATCGCGGTGGTCGTTCTCGTAACATGATGGGCAAAGTGACCGAAGTTCTCGGTGAGAACATGGCTCCGGGTATGGAAACGCAGATCGCGATCCGTACTCACCAGATCCCACAAGAGTGGCCTGAAGCGGTTGATAAGCAAATCGTAAACCTAGGCGAGCATGTTCCTGAAGAAGCAAAAGAAGGGCGTGTTGATCTACGTAAACTGCCATTAGTTACGATTGATGGCGAAGATGCACGTGACTTCGATGATGCGGTTTACTGTGAAGCGAAGAAAGGCGGCGGCTGGCGTCTTTGGGTAGCGATTGCTGACGTAAGTTATTACGTTCGCCCAGACACTGCGCTAGACAAAGAAGCGATTAACCGTGGTAACTCGGTATATTTCCCATCGCAAGTTGTCCCAATGCTGCCTGAAGTACTTTCTAATGGCCTGTGTTCATTGAACCCTCAAGTAGACCGTTTATGTATGGTGTGTGAGATGACTATCTCAGACAAAGGTAAACTGTCGGGTTACAAGCACTACGAAGCGGTAATGAACTCTCATGCTCGTCTTACTTACAACAAAGTCGGCGCGATCTTAGATGGCAATGAAGAACTTCGTGAGCGTTACGAGCCTGAAGTACCACATCTTGAAGAACTTCATAAGATGTACAAGGTACTTAAGAAAACGCGTGACGAACGTGGTGCGATTGAATTTGAAACCGTTGAAACGAAATTTATCTTCAATGCGGATCGTAAGATTGACCGTATTGAACCCGTAATTCGTAACGATGCACACAAGATCATCGAAGAATGTATGATTCTTGCGAACATTGCATCGGCGTCTTACGTAGAAAAAGCGAAAGAACCGGCACTGTACCGTGTTCACGATACTCCGGGCGAAGAGCGTTTAACGGGCTTTAAGAGTTTCCTTAGTGAGCTAGGTTTAACGCTGGAAGGGGGCCTTTCGCCATCACCAGTCGACTATGCACAGCTGATGAAACAAATTAACGAGCGAGAAGATCGTGAGTTAATCCAAACCATGTTGCTGCGCTCAATGAAGCAAGCGGTATACAACGCGGATAACGCGGGTCACTTTGGTCTAGCTCTTAAGCGCTATGCTCACTTTACCTCGCCGATTCGCCGTTACCCTGACTTGCTTTTGCACCGTGCGATTAAGTACCTTATTGCGAAAGAAGAAGGCCGTAACAGCGAACGTTGGACGCCAACGGGTGGTTACCACTACACTTTCGATGATATGGACTTCTACGGCGAGCAGTGTTCAATGACTGAGCGTCGTGCTGATGACGCAACACGTGAAGTGAACGACTGGCTGAAATGTGAATACATGCAAGACCATGTTGGTGAAGTGATGGATGGCGTAATTGCTAACGTTACTGGTTTCGGCTTCTTTGTTCGTTTGACTGAACTGCACATTGACGGCTTGGTACACATCTCAGCGCTAGCGAATGATTACTACCAGTTTGATGCTATTGGTCAGCGCCTAGTGGGTGAAAGCTCAGGTAATATTTACCGTTTGGGTGATTCGGTTAAAGTGAAGGTTTCTGCGGTTAACCTAGAAACTCGCCAAATTGATTTTGACATGGAAGACACTGATCGTCAGCCTCGTGGTAAAGGTAAAACTGCCAAGAAGCGTGCAGCCGAAGCGATGAATAAAGCGAAAAGCAAGAAGCGTTCAGCGGTGAAGAGTAACAAGCCAGGTGTACCTGCGAAGGCTTTGATTGAACCCACTAAGCGACCAGACGGAAGTAGTGAAAGTCCAACTAAGAAGAAGTCAGCGAATAAAACAGGTGCCGCTAAAGCTCGAGCTAAAAAAAAGCGCGCAGCAAGCCGTAAGCCAAAAGCTGATAAGTCTTAA
- a CDS encoding amidohydrolase, protein MKLKRTLLASAMASLALFPFASSAMEKADLMITDAMVLTMNQDKTVYESGTVVVKDNKIIAVGDASLEKQYQAKQVLDVDGDIVMPGLINTHTHVSMTVFRSLADDVPDRLHRYIFPLEKKLVSRDMVRIGANLGNVEMVKGGVTTYADMYYFEDEVAKTVDKIGMRAILGETVIKFPVADAANAEEGIKYALNFIEEYKDHPRITPAFAPHAPYTNTTEILQKISKLSLELDVPVMIHLAESHREAEKIAERSDGLSPVQYMDSIGALNKNLVGAHMILVDDHDIELVKKSDMGVAHNMSANIKSAKGVSPALKMYNENVRIGLGTDGPMSGNTLSTIDEFNQVAKVHKLVNKDRAAMPPIKVIDMATMGAAKALHMEDKIGSLEDGKLADIIVIDTKAPNMVPVYNPYSALVYSANAGNVRHTIVDGKIIMQDRDMLTVDEDKIRQEALDFTKVVRKTVIESGEVVQ, encoded by the coding sequence ATGAAACTAAAACGCACCCTATTGGCTTCAGCAATGGCAAGTCTCGCTCTATTTCCATTCGCGAGTTCTGCGATGGAAAAAGCCGACCTAATGATTACCGATGCGATGGTTCTAACGATGAACCAAGACAAAACGGTATATGAAAGCGGCACTGTTGTTGTGAAAGACAACAAAATCATTGCTGTCGGCGATGCATCATTAGAGAAGCAATACCAAGCCAAGCAAGTGTTAGACGTGGATGGTGATATCGTGATGCCAGGTCTCATCAATACTCATACTCACGTATCAATGACCGTGTTTCGCTCGTTAGCCGATGATGTGCCTGATCGCCTTCACCGTTACATCTTCCCATTAGAGAAGAAGTTAGTGTCACGAGACATGGTACGCATTGGCGCTAACCTAGGTAACGTCGAAATGGTTAAAGGCGGTGTAACCACTTACGCCGACATGTACTACTTCGAAGATGAAGTGGCGAAAACTGTCGACAAGATCGGTATGCGTGCTATCCTCGGCGAAACAGTGATTAAGTTCCCAGTCGCTGATGCGGCTAATGCTGAAGAAGGCATTAAATACGCGTTAAACTTCATTGAAGAATACAAAGATCATCCACGCATCACCCCAGCGTTTGCACCACATGCGCCTTACACCAATACCACAGAGATTCTGCAGAAGATCTCAAAGCTGTCTCTAGAATTAGATGTGCCTGTGATGATTCACCTTGCAGAATCACACCGTGAAGCAGAAAAAATCGCAGAGCGTTCAGACGGATTATCGCCAGTTCAATACATGGACAGCATTGGTGCACTCAATAAAAACTTGGTGGGTGCACACATGATCCTCGTTGACGATCATGATATCGAACTGGTGAAAAAATCGGATATGGGTGTGGCTCACAACATGAGTGCTAACATCAAGTCAGCAAAAGGCGTATCACCGGCGCTTAAGATGTATAACGAGAACGTACGTATCGGTTTAGGTACCGATGGGCCAATGTCAGGTAATACACTGAGCACCATCGATGAGTTCAACCAAGTCGCTAAAGTACATAAGCTAGTTAATAAAGATCGCGCCGCGATGCCTCCGATCAAAGTGATCGACATGGCAACAATGGGCGCAGCAAAAGCGCTGCACATGGAAGATAAGATCGGTTCTCTTGAGGACGGCAAACTCGCTGACATCATAGTGATCGATACTAAAGCGCCAAACATGGTTCCGGTCTACAACCCATACTCGGCATTAGTTTACTCAGCTAACGCGGGTAACGTTCGCCATACGATCGTTGATGGTAAAATCATCATGCAAGACCGCGACATGCTAACGGTCGATGAAGATAAGATTCGCCAAGAAGCACTCGATTTCACTAAAGTCGTTCGTAAGACGGTGATTGAATCTGGTGAAGTTGTTCAATAA
- the rlmB gene encoding 23S rRNA (guanosine(2251)-2'-O)-methyltransferase RlmB gives MSNEFIYGIHAVKAVLEKDPARFIEAYVLKGRQDDRLLPLLNQLQQFGVSIQQMGRKPLDEKAQGANHQGLIAKVKPAKQLNETHLDDILAKHEQPLLLVLDGVTDPHNLGACLRNADAAGVAAVIVPKDRSSPLTATVSKVACGAAETVPLVRVTNLARTMRALQEQGVWFVGTAGEATHDIYQAKLTGPLAVVMGAEGDGMRRLTRETCDDLIKIPMSGSVSSLNVSVASGICLFEAVRQRLAQ, from the coding sequence ATGAGTAACGAATTTATTTACGGTATTCACGCGGTGAAAGCCGTACTAGAAAAAGATCCAGCGCGCTTTATAGAAGCATATGTACTGAAAGGCCGCCAAGATGATCGCCTGCTTCCGCTATTGAATCAGCTACAACAGTTTGGTGTGTCGATCCAACAAATGGGCCGTAAGCCGCTTGATGAAAAAGCACAAGGTGCGAATCACCAAGGTCTTATTGCTAAGGTAAAGCCTGCTAAGCAGCTTAATGAAACACACCTAGATGATATCCTAGCTAAGCATGAACAGCCTTTATTGTTGGTTCTAGACGGCGTAACAGACCCTCATAACTTAGGTGCTTGCTTACGTAATGCGGATGCTGCAGGTGTGGCGGCTGTTATCGTGCCTAAAGACCGCTCTTCGCCGCTAACGGCAACGGTAAGCAAGGTAGCGTGTGGCGCGGCTGAAACCGTTCCTCTAGTACGTGTAACCAACCTAGCCCGCACAATGCGCGCACTGCAAGAGCAGGGTGTATGGTTCGTGGGTACGGCAGGTGAAGCGACGCATGATATCTACCAAGCGAAGCTAACTGGCCCGCTTGCTGTTGTGATGGGTGCTGAAGGTGACGGTATGCGTCGTTTAACGCGTGAAACTTGCGATGACCTTATTAAGATTCCAATGTCAGGTAGTGTGTCGAGCCTGAATGTTTCTGTGGCGTCGGGTATCTGCCTGTTCGAAGCAGTAAGACAGCGTTTAGCTCAGTAA
- the motX gene encoding flagellar protein MotX gives MKLRIVAASLIMALSSPLSHANLAEVGDPVPIYTEAELIKLIENNQHLERVKADKCQLVEDIVARATRISLPSYEFLYGDMLAWGVCVPQDVELGLYYMENAAHQGLPAALEQLGRYYSRGTLVQQDKERAIPYLREAASMGNLSASIHLAELLLRDYGSPLDYEDAYRWLYNSVTADQRQHKRITVLRSGLEQRMPDNIIARAKRRDVFW, from the coding sequence ATGAAGCTACGAATTGTGGCAGCTTCATTGATAATGGCGCTGAGCTCACCCTTGAGTCATGCAAATTTGGCTGAAGTGGGAGACCCAGTTCCAATCTATACAGAAGCTGAGCTGATTAAGTTAATTGAAAATAATCAACATCTTGAGCGTGTAAAGGCGGATAAGTGCCAGCTAGTGGAAGATATCGTTGCGCGTGCAACGCGTATTAGCTTGCCTTCTTATGAGTTTTTATACGGTGATATGTTGGCGTGGGGTGTATGTGTTCCACAAGATGTAGAGCTTGGTCTTTACTATATGGAAAACGCAGCGCATCAAGGTCTACCCGCTGCATTAGAGCAGTTAGGTCGTTATTACTCCCGAGGCACTTTGGTTCAACAAGACAAAGAGCGCGCGATTCCGTATTTACGTGAAGCGGCGTCTATGGGAAATCTAAGTGCGAGTATTCACTTAGCTGAGTTGTTGTTGCGAGATTACGGTAGCCCGCTAGATTATGAAGATGCTTATCGCTGGTTGTATAATTCGGTGACGGCTGACCAAAGACAGCATAAACGTATCACTGTGCTTAGAAGCGGTTTAGAACAGAGAATGCCAGACAACATTATCGCGCGAGCAAAACGTCGAGATGTGTTCTGGTAA